Proteins encoded together in one Diabrotica undecimpunctata isolate CICGRU chromosome 3, icDiaUnde3, whole genome shotgun sequence window:
- the LOC140437881 gene encoding uncharacterized protein, which translates to MSKNIVLSSKKRQKTGRLQDVMKKLRLSSHEMGPPCHCKRLKCFDVLNDLERNSILSDFNNMTSIDEQNSYLCGLISVVPVQRRRSRLPERTASYHQSSFIYKIRVRRDGNIKEMCVCSKAFISIHGITKGKLEHLQISLKQNGLTPKDMRGKHSALSNKLSDALYNKVYEHIKSFKGRLSHYSLKKSKKLYLPESFNIKKMFLIFKQLYPNEKVSYETYRMVFNTKFNISFGYPHSDTYSVCDNFTAERNKLNMQRHHEAEIKRLEVEHELHKRKAQWFYDRKKEAKIRARTNQDFAAIALDFQKNVSLPNVSTNDVYYCRQLSMYSFNIHVLASGRSFFYSYPEHVARKGSNEVISFLFDFIINHLDNDVRSLHIFCDSAGGQTKNITMFRFMHFVVHQVKRLDYIQITFPIRGHSYLLCDKNMGLINLKTRMELPDDWYELIRGSRKNPFPFTVIEVEQNMVRNWNQFLQPEFTPKCLFAIQPVREIFCKKENCRLITYRTSYNGHWLQSPITKANKNKPQHLQLAENEFRLPSVSYSGKN; encoded by the coding sequence atgagtaaaaatattgtattaagttcgaaaaaaaggcaaaaaactgGTAGATTACAAGATGTTATGAAGAAGTTAAGACTTTCTTCTCATGAAATGGGCCCACCATGCCACTGCAAGCGGCTTAAGTGTTTTGATGTGTTGAATGACTTGGAACGGAATAGCATATTGTCTGATTTTAACAATATGACATCCATTGATGAGCAGAATAGCTACCTTTGTGGATTAATATCCGTGGTTCCAGTTCAAAGACGCAGAAGTCGGCTGCCCGAAAGAACAGCTTCATACCATCAAAgtagttttatttataaaataagggTCAGAAGAGATggaaatataaaagaaatgtgTGTTTGTAGCAAAGCTTTTATTAGCATTCATGGAATCACTAAAGGTAAATTAGAGCATTTACAAATATCTCTTAAACAAAATGGCCTAACACCAAAAGATATGAGAGGCAAACACAGTGCATTAAGTAATAAGTTATCTGATGCTTTATACAATAAAGTCTATGAACATATTAAATCTTTTAAGGGAAGGCTTTCCCATTACAGCcttaaaaagtcaaaaaagttGTACTTACCAGAAAGCTTTAACATTAAAAAGATGTTCTtaatatttaaacaactgtatcCTAATGAAAAAGTTTCGTATGAAACATACAGAATGGTTTTTAATACGAAATTTAACATAAGTTTTGGGTATCCACATAGTGACACGTATAGTGTATGTGACAATTTCACTGCAGAAAGAAATAAATTGAATATGCAACGGCATCACGAGGCAGAAATAAAGCGATTGGAGGTAGAACACGAATTGCATAAAAGAAAAGCACAATGGTTTTATGATAGAAAGAAGGAAGCTAAAATTAGAGCTAGGACCAATCAAGATTTTGCAGCCATTGCGTTGGATTTCCAGAAAAACGTTTCCTTACCCAATGTATCAACCAATGACGTATATTATTGCAGGCAGTTGTCAATGTATTCATTTAACATTCACGTTTTAGCTTCTGGGAGgtcatttttttattcttatcctgaACATGTTGCTAGGAAAGGATCCAATGAAGTGatctcttttctttttgattttataataaatcacCTTGATAATGATGTTAGAAGTTTGCACATTTTTTGCGATTCTGCTGGAGGGCAGACCAAAAATATCACAATGTTCAGGTTTATGCATTTTGTGGTACATCAGGTCAAACGACTTGATTACATCCAAATAACATTTCCCATACGAGGTCACTCGTATTTATTATGTGACAAAAATATGGGATTAATAAACCTCAAAACAAGAATGGAGTTGCCGGATGACTGGTACGAGTTGATTCGAGGTTCAAGAAAGAATCCGTTTCCATTTACAGTTATTGAAGTTGAACAAAATATGGTAAGAAACTGGAACCAGTTTTTGCAACCAGAGTTCACACCAAAATGTTTATTTGCTATTCAACCTGTAAGAGAGATTTTTTGCAAAAAGGAAAATTGTCGCCTAATTACTTACCGCACCTCTTATAATGGTCACTGGCTACAAAGCCCCATAACTAAAGCAAACAAGAATAAACCGCAACACCTTCAATTGGCAGAAAACGAATTTAGACTTCCTTCTGTGAGTTATTCTGGTAAGAATTAA